One Beggiatoa leptomitoformis DNA segment encodes these proteins:
- the nuoE gene encoding NADH-quinone oxidoreductase subunit NuoE: MADKHLSADLKAQIDRWIAKYPSDWKRSAVMPSLTIVQEANGGWLTTELMDAVADYLEMEPIAVYEVATFYSMYEHKPVGRYKICVCTNVSCMLCGSDEIVEHLQQKLGVGFGEVTTDGKFSLKEVECLAACGGAPMMQIGNKYYENLTPTQVDEILASLE; the protein is encoded by the coding sequence ATGGCAGACAAACACTTATCAGCCGACCTTAAAGCACAAATTGATCGCTGGATTGCAAAATATCCTAGCGACTGGAAACGCTCCGCAGTAATGCCCTCTCTTACCATTGTACAAGAAGCCAATGGTGGGTGGTTGACAACAGAATTGATGGATGCAGTTGCTGATTACTTAGAAATGGAACCTATTGCTGTTTACGAAGTAGCAACATTCTATTCCATGTATGAACACAAACCCGTTGGACGCTATAAAATTTGTGTTTGCACCAATGTCTCCTGTATGTTGTGCGGTTCAGATGAAATTGTTGAACACTTACAACAAAAATTAGGGGTTGGATTTGGTGAGGTCACAACTGACGGTAAGTTTAGTTTAAAAGAAGTGGAGTGCCTCGCTGCTTGTGGTGGTGCGCCAATGATGCAAATTGGCAATAAATATTATGAAAATTTGACACCTACCCAAGTAGATGAAATTCTAGCGAGTCTGGAGTAA
- a CDS encoding NADH-quinone oxidoreductase subunit D, with the protein MPEIRNYTMNFGPQHPAAHGVLRLVLELDGEVIERADPHIGLLHRATEKLAENKPFNQSIPYMDRLDYVSMMCNEHAYVMAIERMVGIEPPIRAKYIRVMFDEITRVLNHLMWLGAHALDIGAMTVFLYAFREREDLMDCYEAVSGARMHAAYYRPGGVYRDLPDSMPFYEASKWRNPKEVNRLNANRSGSLLDFVEDFTTRFPTYIDEYETLLTDNRIWKQRTVGIGVVTPERAQQLGFTGVLLRGSGIEWDLRKKQPYEVYDRLDFDIPIGVNGDCYDRYLVRIEEMRQSNKIIKQCVEWLRKNPGPVMVDDHKVTAPSRETMKGDMESLIHHFKLFTEGYCVPAGEFYSAIEHPKGEFGIYLISDGSNKPYRLKIRAPGFPHLAAMDELSKGHMLSDVVAIIGTIDIVFGEIDR; encoded by the coding sequence ATGCCTGAAATTCGTAACTACACCATGAATTTTGGACCCCAGCACCCCGCCGCACATGGGGTGTTGCGTTTAGTCTTGGAGTTAGATGGCGAAGTAATTGAGCGCGCTGACCCGCATATAGGCTTGTTGCATCGTGCCACTGAAAAACTGGCAGAAAACAAGCCATTTAATCAATCTATACCCTACATGGATAGATTAGATTACGTTTCCATGATGTGTAATGAACACGCTTATGTCATGGCAATTGAGCGGATGGTGGGTATTGAACCGCCAATTCGGGCAAAATATATTCGTGTTATGTTTGATGAGATTACACGTGTTCTCAATCACCTTATGTGGTTGGGTGCGCACGCGCTAGATATTGGTGCGATGACGGTTTTTCTGTACGCATTTCGTGAGCGTGAAGATTTAATGGACTGCTACGAAGCGGTATCAGGCGCGCGTATGCACGCAGCCTATTATCGTCCGGGTGGTGTTTATCGTGATTTACCTGATTCAATGCCGTTTTACGAAGCCTCTAAATGGCGTAATCCTAAAGAAGTTAACCGTCTAAATGCAAATCGTAGTGGCTCTTTGTTAGACTTTGTTGAAGATTTCACCACCCGTTTTCCGACATATATAGACGAATATGAAACCTTATTGACGGATAATCGTATTTGGAAACAACGCACGGTTGGCATTGGTGTTGTAACCCCAGAACGGGCGCAACAATTAGGTTTTACAGGTGTTTTGTTACGGGGTTCGGGCATTGAGTGGGATTTACGTAAAAAGCAACCGTATGAAGTCTATGACCGTCTTGATTTTGATATCCCTATTGGTGTGAATGGCGATTGTTACGATCGTTATTTAGTGCGTATTGAAGAAATGCGCCAATCTAATAAAATTATTAAACAATGTGTTGAATGGCTACGTAAGAATCCCGGTCCTGTGATGGTTGATGATCACAAAGTCACTGCACCCAGTCGTGAAACCATGAAAGGTGATATGGAATCCTTAATCCATCACTTTAAACTGTTTACTGAGGGTTATTGTGTCCCCGCTGGTGAATTCTATTCTGCTATTGAGCATCCAAAAGGCGAGTTTGGTATTTACCTAATTTCCGATGGCTCAAATAAACCTTACCGTTTAAAAATTCGCGCGCCTGGTTTTCCACATCTTGCGGCAATGGATGAATTGTCGAAGGGACACATGTTATCCGATGTGGTCGCCATTATTGGTACAATAGATATTGTTTTTGGTGAAATTGACCGTTAA
- a CDS encoding toxin-antitoxin system YwqK family antitoxin codes for MRFMKVLLFPLLLGIAPVAYSEPTLPAVGYPEKEYYENGVVHFEYSYLNEKFHGQVREFYETGEKKGEFNFKEGNLVSSKEFLKDGKLEREIKIVGGNRQETQIQYYQTGEKLRERTLLNNKLNGQETEYYQNGQLKATRSYRNDKRDGYAKGYHNNGKLQGDWEFVDGEPVSALIYYRSGELWMKHHFENGKLNGITEEYDKDGKLVAERYYEDDRLVKRQRVTGFRLW; via the coding sequence ATGCGGTTCATGAAAGTTCTACTCTTCCCTTTGTTATTGGGGATAGCTCCGGTAGCTTATTCAGAACCTACCCTGCCGGCGGTTGGATATCCAGAAAAAGAATATTATGAAAATGGTGTTGTTCATTTTGAATATTCTTATCTGAATGAGAAGTTTCACGGACAAGTCCGTGAGTTTTACGAGACAGGGGAAAAAAAAGGAGAGTTCAACTTTAAAGAAGGTAACTTGGTATCTTCTAAAGAATTTCTCAAAGATGGTAAGCTGGAGCGTGAAATAAAAATCGTTGGTGGTAATCGGCAAGAAACGCAAATTCAATATTACCAAACGGGCGAGAAATTACGCGAAAGAACATTGCTCAATAATAAGTTGAATGGTCAAGAAACCGAGTATTACCAAAATGGGCAGTTAAAAGCCACCCGTTCTTATCGTAATGACAAACGGGATGGCTATGCAAAAGGCTATCATAACAATGGCAAATTACAAGGTGATTGGGAATTTGTGGATGGTGAGCCTGTCTCAGCCCTGATTTATTATCGAAGTGGTGAGTTATGGATGAAACATCATTTCGAAAACGGCAAGCTTAATGGTATTACAGAAGAATACGACAAAGACGGTAAGTTAGTTGCCGAACGTTACTATGAGGATGATCGCCTTGTAAAACGCCAGCGCGTAACGGGTTTCAGACTTTGGTAA
- the nuoK gene encoding NADH-quinone oxidoreductase subunit NuoK, which produces MLVLSDFLILGAVLFCLSVAGIFLNRKNIIILLMCIELMLLSVNMNFIAFSYFNADIAGQIFVFFILTVAAAESAIGLAILVVLFRNKNTINVEDLDSMKG; this is translated from the coding sequence ATGCTTGTTCTTTCTGACTTCCTAATTTTAGGAGCGGTTTTGTTTTGTCTGAGTGTAGCGGGTATTTTTCTTAATCGGAAGAATATCATTATTCTGTTAATGTGCATTGAATTGATGTTACTCTCTGTCAATATGAATTTCATCGCTTTTTCCTATTTTAATGCAGATATTGCAGGACAAATTTTTGTGTTCTTCATTCTCACAGTGGCTGCCGCTGAATCTGCTATTGGATTAGCCATTCTAGTCGTCTTATTCCGTAATAAGAATACGATTAATGTTGAAGACTTAGACAGCATGAAGGGTTGA
- the nuoF gene encoding NADH-quinone oxidoreductase subunit NuoF, which produces MANEVCFQHIHLDKSWTLPVYEQSVSGYAVWRKILQEKTPPQQIIDQVKASGLRGRGGAGFSTGLKWSFMPKSPDIQKYLVCNSDEGEPGTFKDRDILRYNPHAVIEGMAIAAYTIGATVAYNYMRGEFRESIERFEAALQEAYDAGLLGKNILGSGVNIDLYTHHGAGAYICGEETALLESIEGKKGQPRYKPPFPASYGLFGKPTTINNTETFASIPTILNKGAEWFLGLGKPNNGGSKIFAVSGHVNKPGNYEIPMGTPFAELLEMAGGIRTGHQLKAVIPGGSSVPVLKGDVMMKLTMDYDSIAKAGSMLGSGAVIVMDETTDMVRVLDRISYFYYEESCGQCTPCREGTGWLHRVVHRIRMGQGKNEDLELLSNIANKIMGKTICALGDAASMPVLSFVREFPEEFKHYIEHGHSLLDTKRAEAA; this is translated from the coding sequence ATGGCGAACGAAGTCTGTTTTCAGCACATCCATTTAGACAAATCATGGACATTACCTGTTTACGAACAGAGTGTAAGCGGTTACGCTGTTTGGCGTAAGATTCTACAAGAAAAAACACCACCACAACAAATCATTGACCAAGTGAAAGCCTCTGGTTTACGCGGACGCGGTGGGGCAGGATTCTCTACAGGATTAAAGTGGAGTTTCATGCCTAAAAGCCCTGATATTCAAAAATACCTTGTCTGTAATTCTGATGAAGGTGAACCGGGAACTTTTAAAGACCGCGATATTCTTCGCTACAACCCTCATGCAGTTATTGAAGGGATGGCAATTGCAGCCTATACCATCGGCGCAACCGTTGCCTACAACTATATGCGTGGTGAATTTCGCGAGTCTATTGAACGCTTTGAAGCCGCATTGCAAGAAGCCTATGATGCTGGGTTATTAGGCAAAAACATATTAGGTTCAGGTGTTAATATTGACCTTTATACACATCATGGTGCGGGTGCGTATATTTGTGGTGAAGAAACTGCCTTACTAGAATCCATTGAAGGTAAAAAAGGGCAACCTCGTTATAAGCCCCCTTTCCCTGCTAGTTATGGTTTGTTTGGCAAACCAACAACCATTAATAATACTGAAACCTTTGCGTCCATCCCCACCATTTTAAACAAAGGGGCGGAATGGTTTTTAGGCTTAGGTAAACCAAATAATGGTGGTTCAAAGATTTTTGCTGTTTCTGGACACGTTAATAAACCGGGCAATTATGAAATCCCAATGGGTACGCCCTTTGCCGAATTATTAGAAATGGCGGGGGGAATTCGCACGGGACATCAACTTAAGGCAGTTATCCCAGGCGGGTCATCTGTGCCTGTATTAAAAGGCGACGTGATGATGAAACTCACGATGGATTACGACTCCATTGCTAAGGCAGGTTCCATGCTAGGTTCAGGAGCGGTCATCGTGATGGATGAAACAACCGATATGGTTCGTGTCCTAGATCGTATTTCTTATTTCTATTATGAAGAATCTTGCGGTCAATGTACCCCTTGTCGGGAAGGGACGGGCTGGTTGCATCGTGTTGTCCATCGTATTCGCATGGGGCAAGGTAAAAACGAAGATTTAGAACTACTGAGCAACATCGCTAATAAGATTATGGGCAAGACAATTTGTGCGTTAGGTGATGCGGCATCCATGCCTGTTTTAAGTTTTGTCCGCGAATTTCCTGAAGAATTTAAGCATTACATTGAGCATGGTCATTCTTTATTGGATACAAAGCGTGCTGAGGCAGCTTAA
- the nuoI gene encoding NADH-quinone oxidoreductase subunit NuoI, with protein sequence MNRALNYLRSLFLWELVKGMRLTGRYLFDRKITIQYPEEKTPLSHRFRGLHALRRYPNGEERCIACKLCEAVCPAVAITIDSSVREDGTRRTTRYDIDLTKCIFCGFCEESCPVDSIVETRIFEYHGEQRGDLLMTKEKLLAVGDRMEKQLAADRAKDSRYR encoded by the coding sequence ATGAACAGAGCATTAAATTATTTAAGAAGTCTTTTTCTGTGGGAACTGGTTAAAGGAATGCGCCTAACAGGGCGATATTTGTTTGATAGAAAAATTACCATACAGTATCCCGAAGAAAAAACCCCCTTGTCCCATCGTTTTCGTGGATTGCATGCACTACGGCGTTATCCTAATGGTGAAGAACGTTGTATCGCCTGTAAACTATGTGAAGCTGTCTGTCCTGCGGTTGCCATTACAATTGACTCCTCAGTACGTGAAGACGGTACGCGACGTACAACACGCTATGACATTGATTTAACAAAATGTATTTTCTGTGGTTTTTGTGAAGAATCCTGTCCTGTTGATTCCATTGTTGAAACCCGTATTTTTGAATATCACGGTGAGCAGCGCGGCGATTTATTAATGACTAAAGAAAAGTTACTGGCTGTTGGCGATAGAATGGAGAAGCAGTTAGCCGCTGATCGCGCTAAGGATTCACGTTATCGTTGA
- the nuoH gene encoding NADH-quinone oxidoreductase subunit NuoH, which yields MLETLYYIIKIVAIVLPLMACVAYLTLAERKIIGYIQIRLGPNRVNLLGLKGFGQPLADAIKLMFKEIIIPSNANRFLFLSAPVLSIAPALAAWAVIPFSEGLVLTNINAGLLYILAMTSLGVYGVIIAGWASNSKYAFLGAMRSAAQIVAYEIAMGFALVGVLMAASSLNLSQIVLKQSGGLLHWYWLPLLPLFVIYFISAVAETNRAPFDVAEGESEIVAGFHVEYSGMLFAVFFLAEYANMILVSALAALMFLGGWLSPFQGISAFEGSLLAQHGFIWFALKVSLFLFLFLWFRATFPRYRYDQIMRLGWKVFIPITIVWIVVVGFAVLAKLPPWFA from the coding sequence ATGCTTGAAACACTCTATTACATAATTAAGATTGTTGCTATTGTTTTGCCTCTGATGGCGTGCGTGGCTTATTTAACACTCGCTGAACGTAAAATCATTGGTTATATTCAAATTCGTTTGGGACCTAACCGTGTTAATCTTTTAGGTTTAAAAGGATTCGGACAGCCTTTAGCAGATGCGATTAAGTTGATGTTTAAGGAAATCATTATTCCATCAAATGCTAATCGTTTTCTCTTTTTATCTGCGCCTGTTCTCTCAATCGCACCTGCGCTTGCCGCATGGGCTGTAATCCCTTTTTCTGAAGGATTAGTATTAACCAATATCAATGCGGGATTGCTCTACATTTTGGCAATGACTTCATTGGGTGTTTATGGTGTCATAATCGCTGGTTGGGCCTCTAACTCCAAATATGCCTTCTTGGGTGCAATGCGTTCCGCAGCACAAATAGTTGCTTACGAAATTGCGATGGGTTTTGCTTTAGTGGGTGTTCTGATGGCGGCCAGTAGCTTGAATTTAAGTCAAATTGTTTTGAAACAATCTGGTGGTCTATTGCATTGGTACTGGTTACCGCTATTACCTTTATTCGTCATTTATTTTATTTCGGCCGTAGCAGAAACAAACCGCGCTCCCTTTGACGTAGCTGAAGGGGAATCCGAAATTGTGGCAGGATTTCACGTAGAGTATTCAGGCATGTTGTTCGCCGTGTTCTTTTTAGCTGAATATGCCAATATGATTCTTGTTTCTGCACTGGCAGCACTGATGTTTTTAGGCGGCTGGTTATCTCCTTTCCAAGGAATTTCCGCTTTTGAAGGTAGTCTGCTTGCACAACATGGATTCATCTGGTTTGCACTTAAAGTTTCTCTGTTCTTATTCTTATTTTTGTGGTTTCGTGCAACATTCCCACGTTATCGTTATGACCAAATCATGCGTTTAGGTTGGAAAGTCTTTATTCCTATCACTATCGTTTGGATTGTTGTTGTTGGATTTGCTGTGTTAGCGAAATTACCACCTTGGTTTGCATAA
- the nuoL gene encoding NADH-quinone oxidoreductase subunit L — translation MQTIYLTIVLAPLVGAIIAGLFTVSRRAAHTVTILGVATACILSLFVFKHIAIDGNEPFNETLYTWLMSGSVRFEVGFLIDTLTTTMMVVVTFVSLMVHIYTIGYMADDPGYQRFFSYISLFTFSMLMLVMSNNFLQLFFGWEAVGLVSYLLIGFWFQRETAIYANLKAFLVNRVGDFGFLLGIAAVLMYFNSLNYADVFAQTETFKDTMIQIIPGWDWSLITVICILLFIGAMGKSAQVPLHVWLPDSMEGPTPISALIHAATMVTAGIFMVARMSPLFELSETALSFVLIIGSITALFMGFLGLVQNDIKRVVAYSTLSQLGYMTVALGASAYAAGIFHLMTHAFFKALLFLAAGSVIVAMHHEQDIRKMGGLYKYMPITYITSLIGSLALIGFPGFAGFFSKDAIIEAAHHASEIGRTGAGFAYFSVLIGVFITALYSFRMFFLVFHGKERIDEHTRKHLHETPAVITVPLVLLAIPSVIIGALFVEPMLYSKFFEGSIFVEEAHRVFEAEEYHGVLAFIKHGMGMPPFWLAMGGLFTAAYLYLIQPQLVTRITELSVVQKIQKVLLNKYGFDQFNAWFFAGGSLRIGFWLWRFGDVKTIDGYIVNGSAKMVGWLSGTMRHVQTGYLYHYAFAMIIGLAVLLSVFVLYGTA, via the coding sequence ATGCAAACAATTTATCTGACTATTGTGCTGGCACCGTTAGTGGGTGCAATTATTGCGGGACTGTTTACTGTCAGTCGTCGTGCTGCGCATACGGTGACCATTCTTGGTGTAGCTACTGCCTGTATTCTCTCGTTATTTGTTTTTAAACATATTGCGATTGATGGAAATGAGCCTTTCAATGAAACCTTATATACTTGGTTGATGTCGGGAAGTGTTCGTTTCGAGGTTGGATTCTTAATAGACACGCTAACCACTACAATGATGGTGGTAGTCACTTTCGTATCATTAATGGTTCATATCTACACCATCGGTTATATGGCTGATGATCCGGGTTATCAACGGTTCTTTAGTTACATTTCATTGTTCACGTTTTCCATGCTGATGCTGGTTATGTCTAACAACTTCTTACAACTCTTTTTTGGTTGGGAAGCCGTTGGTTTAGTTTCTTATTTGTTGATTGGTTTTTGGTTTCAACGTGAAACAGCGATTTATGCCAATTTAAAGGCGTTTTTGGTCAATCGTGTGGGTGACTTTGGTTTCTTGTTGGGCATTGCTGCGGTATTGATGTACTTTAACAGTTTGAATTATGCGGATGTTTTTGCGCAAACCGAAACTTTTAAAGATACAATGATTCAAATTATTCCAGGATGGGATTGGTCTTTAATAACAGTTATTTGTATTCTGTTATTTATTGGTGCAATGGGTAAGTCCGCACAAGTGCCTTTACATGTTTGGTTACCTGATTCTATGGAAGGTCCTACGCCCATTTCAGCCTTAATTCATGCTGCAACCATGGTGACTGCTGGTATTTTTATGGTTGCTAGAATGTCGCCCTTATTTGAACTGAGCGAAACCGCATTAAGTTTTGTTCTAATAATAGGTTCAATTACAGCGTTGTTCATGGGTTTCTTAGGGTTAGTGCAAAACGATATTAAACGAGTTGTGGCGTATTCAACCTTATCACAGTTGGGCTACATGACCGTAGCGTTGGGTGCATCTGCCTATGCGGCGGGTATCTTCCATTTGATGACTCATGCCTTTTTTAAGGCACTGCTTTTCTTAGCGGCAGGTTCTGTTATCGTTGCTATGCATCATGAACAGGATATTCGTAAGATGGGTGGTTTGTACAAGTACATGCCCATTACCTATATTACTTCCTTGATTGGTTCTTTAGCATTAATTGGTTTTCCAGGTTTTGCTGGGTTTTTCTCCAAGGATGCCATTATAGAAGCGGCTCATCATGCGAGTGAAATAGGACGCACAGGTGCTGGATTTGCTTATTTTTCTGTTTTGATTGGTGTATTTATCACAGCATTATATAGTTTTCGTATGTTTTTCTTAGTTTTTCATGGGAAGGAACGTATAGATGAACACACACGCAAACACTTACATGAAACGCCCGCTGTTATCACTGTCCCGCTTGTATTGCTTGCTATTCCATCAGTTATCATTGGGGCACTGTTTGTAGAACCCATGTTGTATAGCAAATTCTTTGAAGGTTCTATTTTTGTGGAAGAAGCACATCGTGTTTTTGAAGCAGAAGAATATCATGGTGTGTTAGCGTTTATTAAACATGGTATGGGAATGCCTCCCTTTTGGTTAGCAATGGGTGGGCTATTTACTGCAGCTTATTTGTATCTCATTCAACCACAATTAGTAACCCGTATCACTGAGCTATCAGTTGTGCAGAAAATTCAAAAGGTGTTGCTAAATAAATATGGGTTTGACCAATTTAATGCATGGTTCTTTGCAGGTGGGTCTTTGCGCATTGGGTTTTGGTTGTGGCGGTTTGGTGATGTCAAAACGATTGACGGCTATATTGTCAACGGGTCGGCAAAAATGGTGGGATGGTTGTCAGGTACAATGCGACATGTACAAACAGGTTATCTCTATCACTATGCGTTTGCCATGATAATCGGACTTGCTGTGTTACTCAGTGTGTTTGTCCTTTACGGTACTGCTTAA
- the nuoG gene encoding NADH-quinone oxidoreductase subunit NuoG, producing MATIEIDGKTYEAEPGTMLIKVTDANGIDIPRFCYHKKLSVAANCRMCLVEVEKAPKPMPACATPIMDGMKVYTRSTRALLAQKAVMEFLLINHPLDCPICDQGGECELQDIAVGYGGDVSHYQEGKRVVADKNLGPLVATEMTRCIHCTRCVRFSDEIAGMMELGATGRGEHTKIGTYIAKTVDSELSGNIVDLCPVGALTNKVFRFSARAWEMQQYNGIAPHDGIGSHVHLHVRRDEVMRVVPKENEAINEMWLSDRDRYGYTGLKADDRLTTPMIKKDGQWHETDWETALSVAVDGLKKVIKTHQSKAIGALASPTATLEELYLLQKLLRGIGSHNIDHRLRQSDFSQQDTAPLYPALGQTISELETAQAVLVIGSHIRKEQPLLNHRLRKASLRGGKIMFVNPIRYNFNYPVAAELITPPAQLVATLAGIAKALLLKQPVTIPDGVDSLLTSVTPDTSQQQIADILLAGEQSTILLGSLATAHPLYATVCALANAIAQMSSSKLGYLAESANTVGAWLAGALPHRSVAGEVLKTSGLDAQAMLTSGVKGYVLLGVEPELDSIWGTTALQTLKQADFVVSVTAYCTPAIESYAHVVLPMSLYAETSGTFVNTEGKWQSFTGAIKPCGDIRPAWKILRVLGNLFNLAGFDYVSSDEVRDEVSQLIGDKSVVTIVNNMLPAQLPTTTVINGLQRITELPIYAVDALVRRAKALQETIDGKTTNGIHLNAVTANKQGLSKASQVKVKQDEVTIQLTLVIDERVPDDCALIYAGQATTAVLGTWHGGLKLSVA from the coding sequence ATGGCAACCATTGAAATAGACGGCAAGACTTACGAAGCAGAACCCGGCACGATGTTGATTAAGGTCACAGATGCAAATGGGATTGATATTCCACGTTTTTGCTATCACAAAAAGCTGTCGGTAGCTGCTAACTGCCGTATGTGCCTCGTTGAAGTGGAAAAAGCCCCGAAGCCCATGCCTGCCTGTGCGACACCTATTATGGACGGTATGAAAGTCTATACCCGTTCAACAAGAGCGTTGTTAGCACAAAAAGCGGTGATGGAGTTTCTACTCATTAACCACCCGCTTGATTGTCCCATTTGTGACCAAGGCGGAGAATGCGAATTACAAGATATTGCTGTCGGCTACGGTGGGGATGTATCTCATTATCAAGAAGGCAAACGAGTTGTTGCGGATAAAAATTTAGGCCCGCTGGTTGCGACAGAAATGACGCGTTGTATTCATTGCACGCGCTGTGTGCGCTTTAGTGATGAAATAGCAGGCATGATGGAGCTGGGTGCAACAGGGCGTGGTGAACACACCAAGATTGGTACTTACATTGCAAAAACCGTCGATTCCGAATTGTCTGGTAACATTGTTGATCTCTGTCCCGTTGGTGCATTAACCAATAAAGTGTTTCGTTTTTCTGCTCGCGCTTGGGAAATGCAACAGTACAACGGTATTGCACCCCATGATGGAATTGGCTCACATGTACATTTGCATGTGCGTCGTGATGAAGTCATGCGTGTTGTGCCTAAAGAAAATGAAGCCATTAATGAGATGTGGTTATCCGACCGTGACCGTTATGGTTATACTGGGTTGAAAGCGGATGACCGTTTAACCACGCCCATGATTAAAAAAGATGGGCAATGGCATGAAACGGATTGGGAAACTGCTTTAAGTGTTGCCGTTGATGGATTGAAAAAAGTTATTAAAACTCATCAGAGCAAAGCGATTGGTGCATTAGCCAGTCCCACTGCAACGCTAGAAGAGCTTTATTTGTTACAAAAACTCTTGCGTGGTATTGGTAGTCATAATATTGATCACCGTTTACGCCAATCTGATTTTAGTCAGCAAGATACTGCACCACTATATCCTGCATTAGGTCAAACCATTAGCGAACTGGAAACTGCCCAAGCTGTTTTAGTCATTGGTTCACACATTCGTAAAGAACAACCTTTATTGAATCACCGTCTGCGTAAAGCCAGTTTGCGTGGTGGTAAGATAATGTTTGTTAATCCAATACGTTATAATTTTAACTATCCTGTTGCGGCTGAGTTAATTACACCACCAGCACAATTAGTAGCAACACTTGCAGGAATTGCAAAAGCCTTATTGTTAAAACAACCTGTTACGATTCCTGATGGTGTTGATAGTTTGTTAACCTCTGTCACTCCTGATACGAGTCAACAACAGATTGCTGACATACTTTTGGCGGGTGAACAAAGCACGATTTTACTGGGTAGTTTAGCAACAGCGCATCCTCTATATGCCACTGTCTGTGCATTAGCCAACGCAATTGCTCAAATGAGTAGCAGTAAGTTAGGCTATTTAGCTGAATCTGCTAATACGGTGGGGGCTTGGTTAGCAGGTGCATTGCCACATCGTAGTGTTGCTGGTGAAGTTTTAAAAACATCAGGATTAGACGCACAAGCCATGCTGACCAGTGGCGTAAAGGGTTATGTGTTGTTAGGTGTAGAACCCGAATTAGATAGTATTTGGGGAACGACTGCACTACAAACACTAAAACAGGCTGATTTTGTTGTGTCAGTAACAGCATACTGTACGCCCGCGATAGAAAGTTATGCGCATGTTGTGTTGCCAATGAGTCTTTATGCGGAAACATCAGGAACTTTCGTAAACACAGAAGGTAAATGGCAGAGTTTCACTGGTGCTATAAAACCTTGTGGTGATATTCGCCCTGCATGGAAAATATTGCGTGTTTTAGGCAACCTATTCAATTTAGCTGGATTTGATTACGTGTCATCCGATGAAGTACGTGATGAAGTTAGCCAATTGATTGGGGATAAAAGTGTAGTTACAATCGTCAATAACATGTTGCCTGCTCAACTACCGACAACAACTGTCATTAACGGATTGCAACGAATTACTGAGTTACCTATTTATGCAGTAGATGCACTAGTAAGACGCGCTAAAGCCCTACAAGAAACAATTGATGGCAAGACGACCAATGGTATTCATCTTAATGCGGTCACTGCAAATAAACAGGGACTGAGCAAAGCATCACAGGTAAAAGTTAAACAAGATGAAGTGACTATCCAATTAACATTGGTAATTGATGAGCGTGTTCCTGACGATTGCGCCCTGATTTATGCAGGGCAAGCAACTACTGCTGTGTTAGGTACGTGGCATGGTGGTTTAAAACTCAGTGTTGCATAG
- a CDS encoding NADH-quinone oxidoreductase subunit J produces MISEKLLFYLFALILVFAASRVISVRNPVHAAMFLVLAFFSSAAIWLLLNAEFLAIALVLVYVGAVMVLFLFVVMMLDINITVLREGFTRYLPIGIFVSALILVQMTLVLWNAKGHSVEPIGMMIDGKSNTEAIAHVLYTTYVYPFEIASVILLVAIIAAITLTMRSSRRTKYLTPEKQINVRREDRIRLVKMPAEKKD; encoded by the coding sequence ATGATATCCGAAAAACTTCTTTTCTATCTTTTCGCCCTAATCTTGGTTTTTGCCGCTAGCCGTGTAATTAGTGTCCGAAATCCTGTTCATGCCGCTATGTTTTTGGTATTAGCGTTCTTCTCGTCAGCTGCTATTTGGTTATTACTCAATGCAGAGTTTTTGGCTATCGCATTGGTATTAGTGTATGTTGGCGCAGTGATGGTGTTGTTCTTGTTTGTGGTGATGATGTTGGACATTAATATCACCGTATTACGAGAAGGATTCACACGCTACTTGCCTATTGGTATCTTTGTCAGTGCTCTCATTCTTGTTCAAATGACATTGGTTTTATGGAATGCTAAAGGTCATTCTGTTGAACCTATTGGCATGATGATTGACGGCAAATCTAATACTGAAGCAATAGCACACGTGCTTTATACTACCTATGTTTACCCATTTGAAATTGCCTCAGTAATTTTGTTAGTTGCCATTATTGCAGCAATTACCTTGACTATGCGTTCTTCTCGTCGCACGAAGTATCTGACCCCTGAAAAGCAGATTAATGTTCGTCGCGAGGATCGTATTCGCCTTGTTAAGATGCCAGCCGAAAAGAAGGACTAA